tagctttagtacatataccttgtatttgtctatattgatatgtatactagctttagtacataataccttgtatttgtctatattgatatgtatactagctttagtacataataccttgtatttgtctatattgatctgtatactagctttagtacataataccttgtatttgtctatattgataNNNNNNNNNNNNNNNNNNNNNNNNNNNNNNNNNNNNNNNNNNNNNNNNNNNNNNNNNNNNNNNNNNNNNNNNNNNNNNNNNNNNNNNNNNNNNNNNNNNNTGTCTATACATACCTTCAGTAGTTTACGAGGTCCTACTTCTATGACCTCGGCTGGAAACCACGAACTTGACCAGAATACTTCAACCCGATCTCCTCTTTTATAACGAACTAAGACTGGTGAGAATTGTaaaaattgttatattataaCCCAGTCAACAAAGCAACACACATACGTACTGGTAGGTTTAACAACttatataatactataatatatctTACGTGTGACTGTGTGagagtctgtctgtgtctttttatttatttatttatttatttatttatttatttatttatttatttatttatttatttatttatttatttatttagagaGATTGTagcatagatagatagacagatagagatagatagatagatagatatataggcagatagagatagatagatagatagatggattgattgattgataaatagatagattgctagctagctagctagctagatagctagatagctagctagctagctagctagatagatagatagatagatagatagatagatagatagatagacagacatgcaggcagacatacagacaggcaggcaggcagacagacagacggacggacagacagacagacagacagacagacagacagacagacagacagacagacagacagacatatatgtATAAGTCAAACTGTATTTAACCATATTGTTCAAGGAGATTGACACATTGAACACTAAACTGCAGAATTAATAAACAACATATACTAATGATCCAATAAATATCCGCTTCACATTATAGAGTATCATCACAAGCAAAGATAGCTTCGCACTGTATACATATTCCATTTTACACATAATGCATAACCTACATATATGAAAACACATACCTGCAGATTTAGATGTTTTGGTGGCTGCAAGTTTCTCTTTCCTCGATGCACTTTTCTTTTTGTCCTCAGGACCACTTTCTCCCATCTCAGATGGAGTACTGCATCTTGCTGTTATGTTTGGCGGAAGTGCACCCATAGCTTCGTCCCGATTTCGTAGAATTTTAGTGGCAAGAAAGGGTCTTATTTTCAAATCGTCACTTGTCAAATCCTCTTTTGAAAGGACGGACAAATCTTTACCCGTGATGCAATTCGATCGAAAACATGAAACTGTGTTGTCGTCCACTTCGAGTTTCTTTAACCATCGACAGATGCCATCAACGTCGAGGGAAAGAAACGCTAAaagtaaatattgaaaataaagaaaactatgTACGCCATATTTATTGATAAGGAAATGTGAATGAAAGAGAACATTTCACTATCTTAAATAAGTTTACTTTCAAaccaaagaaaaacatttgtaCATCCTGGCCTTGTCCTTCCTAAAATAGAGTCGAAAGTGATTTGTAGCAGTTGATAATTCTCAGTCTCCTGGGCCGCCACCAGATGGACGTGAATTGAAACTTGGGAAAAGTGTAACTGGTGAACAAACAGGATATTCATGAACTACTTGGACGTAATCGCACAAACCAATTTAGTTTCATCTGAATGCGAGACTTACGTGGCCGTGCATCAGGATCTCTTGCTAGATCCTTCATTCCCGTTAGCTTCAATTCTGCATCAAGGGCTTTTATCTTCTCCTCAAGTTTGGAAGGCTCCGAGAAATCAAAGTACAACTTACTAGCTACCACTGGACCAATCCAGCCATCTATGGTAAGGAAAAGGTGATACAATGATTGTAGTACTTGTTGTATTAGTAGCAAAGAGAACTGAACTAGAAAGACACTCTCAGAGAGGGGGAGGGaaggagagagggagagagacagagagacagcaGCAGAGATATGGACAGGGGcccggacatacatacatacatacatacatacatacatacacacatacatacatacgtacatacgtacatacgtacatacgtacatgcatgcatgcatctaCCCAtccatatacagacagacagacagacagacagacagacagacagacagacagacagacagacagacagatagacagacagacagacagcgatagagagagatacagacacAAAGtgagagatagacagacggatAGACAGCTCTAGGGCGAGAGAGAGGGAAATATACGTAGGGAAGtgttacaaatgtattacaaaAATAGTGCTACCACTGTCTTACCACAATCACCAAGAACAGATAAGGTTCATGTCGGTGTTCATAAattttaaacatatttatttagaCATTTCACAAGATCCCAAAATGTAATCACCCttccaaaaaaaattacttcGATATCTTTCTTCTTTGAAGTTGCTGTTTTGATGAAATTAGATTAACGATATTGACAAACTGTACGTCTATAAAAACGTACGTGCACCTAACATCGCCTTCTATGGCTGAAAGTGTGTCCTTGTCAATCGTTGCTTCTTCTATTTACTTGAGTGCATACCTCTAACGATTACGAATTGTCAAAATGTATTTCTTTAATATATATCTTGTATTGCCAAAACTTACCAAACTTCACTCCTCGTTGTAATTTCAAGGGTATTATAGGCTTCCGTAGTGAGTCTGCATAACCAGCTTCTTTTTCACAATTGTAGGATGCCTTGTAGGCATCCGTAACACACATCAGAATGGCACAAGCACCTTCTACACCTTCAGCCATGGCTCTATTTATATTACCTTAGGAATAAGAATACCACATATACAGTGACTTTGGAAAATATAAGAGACGATCTCAGATTTTTAGTACAATAAAGCGACACCCTTTATCGAACGGTGTTCTATCCCTTCATCGGAGAGGTTGGTTTAGTTTGGAATGTCAATAGGTTTGCCTGTATATACTCGGTGATAATTTAGGGTGGATAATGGATTAGTGGACAGGGTGGGGTTTTGAGGTTAGGATGACTGATGTGTTGTTACAACCAAAAAGCGTCATAATGATCAAATTGTTAGAGTGGCTGATTAGCGGCTTTGAATCACCAAATTGCAGGTTCAAATCTTGTCGCTGCCTCGCACTTCTATGTCTGAATGTCCAGGATCAATATTTGAACCACTATTTGGTTTCAGTTAACCAAGCTGCATGTTTTAGTTGGATAGAGTTCGATATGTGAATAATTGAATCCTACAAATGAGGGAATTGTGAAAGTATAAAGGGTCGGTGTGTCGTTACAGGTACATGTCAGGTTGTACAACGCTTCGAGCACATTGTTGGAATAAGCTATGacataaaaattacaatttctgtcttagtgaatttgtagactattctcgctacctgcaatacaattctacgcatcactgtggagtcaacTGGAACGAAGTCGCGCGACAACATCTGATAACTCAACAGCTATTCATATTTTTCAAGAAAAAGACTTTGCGAACTTTAGGTTATTATTTATGATATGTGTAGATCGTATTTTCCATCCTGAAATGCTATATCAACTTGACATTAAAAGAAATTATTTCTATTATACTACCTTTCAAATTATCCAAATCAATCCAAATCTTATATCCAAGACTTTCCagttcatttttaattttcaccACTTCTCGCTGATGGTCCCAGTTATAGGATATCATAATATGCATCGAACCGTCACCTTTCGCCTCCATCTTGTTACGTCACTGCGGATGTTTTTCACAAAATCTATCTTCCCCAAAACAGTGATCTGTAAGAAAACGTGACGCCCTTACAGATTAGAGTATTCTTAGTTTGGTAAATAAATATGCTGTATTTCTTAACTATGGTTATTATAAAAGTGTTATGTTAAAGATCGTAAATCAACTTGGACTTTCTTGCTCTAGTAATTTATCTGAAATCATTCCAGTAATTTATCTCAAATTGCTCCAATGATTTACCTCGAATGACTCCAGTGATTTATGTCAAATCACTAATTTAGTTTAATATGACATGTCTACCATACATCGACGACCAATCAATTACCAGCTAATTAActcagacacaaactaaaactatcattGCAACGTAGCTACATTGGCTATCAGTCGACGTTAATTACACCTAGTACCTTCAGTAGGGCGTCGTTTCTAGATTGGGAGAGAGTTTTTCTAAAGTGGTAGCACACTCAACTTCATTCAGTGCTTACActattacagggtgattatatccacataaccaagatATTGCTAACACCTACTTGTGTAGTTTatcacattgaacaacaatagttttagtttgtgtctagctGACAACTCATGACTTTGTTTACTATTTCACTGTATTGTTGGGAATCAAAGAGAACATTTCACTATCTTAAATAAGTTTACTTTCAAaccaaagaaaaacatttgtaCATCCTGGCCTTGTCCTTCCTAAAAATAGATTCGAAAGTGATTTTTAGCAGTTTGAAAGGTTTCAAACTGGGTTTAATATGTTTAATATCACGACGTCGCAAAATAAGTAGAGAAcctctcccccacccccaccactaccaccaccaccaccaccactaccaccaccaccaccaccaccaccaccaccaccaccaccaccaccaccaccacacacttTCCCTTACCACTGTATTTATCACCACGTCTAGCCGAATTCAGATTAGATATTAATAGCCTTTTATAAGTATTTCATTCGTCTTGTCACGTGACCGTTAATTATACATAACGGATTAGTAATTTGACTAATTCCTTCGCTGAAAGTTTATTGTCAATAGTTACTACGGCAACACCACCGACACCACCACCATCGACACCACCAACTACGTACAGCGCTAGATTataacgacaacaacaacaacaacaacaacaacaactattgACACTAAATGGCACCTAAAAGGGAGTTAAATCGTTAGCAACATTTTGACTTGCAAAAACGTTATTTGAAAATCAGTGCATTCATTTTCGTACAAGAACGAGGAGACACGTAGACATAGCCAATTCATAAATATAACTTTCAATTACTTATCAAGGTGGCACAAGCTGACTTTATGtgaaaatattgacaacaaACTTCGACTTACTATTCTAGCATATTGTTAATATCGATTTATGTTTTCTATAACGTTAACGTTACAATCTGTGTTTTCAGTTAttcttagaactgttgattcATAGTAGGgagttattgtatattttgatacgTATAATTATAGATCCTTTCATGTACagatgtagggtctatggtctaatgaattacgtcatcggatcggtTGTAATCCTGATACCAGGtctgagttcagtcaattacaagtgatggttaagtatacatcagcaAAATAGAATTCTGTGTGTACCCTTAAATATGCAGAATAAATTACACCCCAAAAATATCATAACTTAGCTTGTTCTCCTTTTGGTCTAAAACAACACAATTGATACAGATTTGATAACGAAGTCAAATGGTAAATTCAAATGTGTTATAGATATACACACATTGCCGATGGGTTGCTATTGTTGTTTTGGCTGCATTCACGACATGCATGTGTGTGGGCATTGATACGTGTAACAATTGCACAATAAGGGTATTTCTCAAACTTACG
This is a stretch of genomic DNA from Glandiceps talaboti chromosome 9, keGlaTala1.1, whole genome shotgun sequence. It encodes these proteins:
- the LOC144440182 gene encoding uncharacterized protein LOC144440182, giving the protein MEAKGDGSMHIMISYNWDHQREVVKIKNELESLGYKIWIDLDNLKGNINRAMAEGVEGACAILMCVTDAYKASYNCEKEAGYADSLRKPIIPLKLQRGVKFDGWIGPVVASKLYFDFSEPSKLEEKIKALDAELKLTGMKDLARDPDARPPFLSLDVDGICRWLKKLEVDDNTVSCFRSNCITGKDLSVLSKEDLTSDDLKIRPFLATKILRNRDEAMGALPPNITARCSTPSEMGESGPEDKKKSASRKEKLAATKTSKSAVLVRYKRGDRVEVFWSSSWFPAEVIEVGPRKLLKIHYEGWNSSYDEKVDYQQCTFRDGSAIEDMDKLNIGSELKYNTYDVTVVDIITSSCKIRYDGYSTSWDTWVLPDEVKLVEAKPAKEHKAVKDDKPTTVQSKKYKNGDRVKICWAHTWYNGYVLEEGPHTSFKVHYDNWNSSYDESVDVSLCKWRNGTKVDDAKKIKKGSELTVLWGGTWYNAVVLEICTAVCKVRYDQYGPSWDTWCTSDEVKPA